The following proteins are encoded in a genomic region of Bos javanicus breed banteng chromosome 20, ARS-OSU_banteng_1.0, whole genome shotgun sequence:
- the ESM1 gene encoding endothelial cell-specific molecule 1 codes for MKRLLLLATLLVPAHLAAVWSRKYAVDCPERCDSSQCKSSSRCKRTVLDDCGCCRVCAAGLGETCYRTVSGMDGVKCGPGLRCQFYNEEDDFGDEFGICKDCPFGTFGMECKQICSCQSGICNRVTGKCLKFPFFQYSVAKATNQRFVSHTEHDVASGDGNAVREELVKENDAPSPVMKWLNPR; via the exons ATGAAGCGCCTCCTGCTGCTGGCCACGCTGCTGGTCCCCGCGCACCTGGCGGCGGTCTGGAGCCGCAAGTACGCGGTGGATTGCCCCGAGCGCTGTGACAGTAGCCAGTGCAAAAGCAGCTCCCGCTGTAAGAGGACAGTGCTAGACGACTGTGGCTGCTGCCGGGTGTGCGCCGCGGGGCTCGGAGAAACCTGCTACCGCACAGTCTCGGGCATGGATGGCGTGAAGTGTGGCCCCGGGCTGAGGTGTCAGTTTTACAATGAGGAGGATGATTTTGGTGACGAGTTTGGTATCTGCAAAG ATTGTCCCTTCGGCACCTTCGGGATGGAATGCAAACAGATTTGCAGCTGTCAGTCTGGCATATGCAACAGGGTGACCGGCAAATGCCTGAAGTTTCCCTTCTTCCAATATTCAGTAGCCAAGGCTACCAACCAGAGATTTGTATCACACACAG AGCATGACGTGGCATCTGGAGACGGCAATGCTGTGAGAGAAGAACTTGTGAAGGAGAATGATGCCCCATCtcctgtaatgaagtggttaaatCCACGCTGA